A genomic region of Oceaniferula marina contains the following coding sequences:
- a CDS encoding ArsR/SmtB family transcription factor: MDATQAHPIPCRKSIERQAETLKALAHPARLAIVHALASGPVCACDLAEHAESSPPTTSRHLTVLRHAGIISQERRGQQIFYELKRPCVLTFIECCND, encoded by the coding sequence ATGGACGCGACGCAAGCACACCCGATCCCCTGCCGGAAAAGCATTGAGCGACAGGCTGAAACCTTGAAAGCGCTGGCCCATCCGGCAAGGCTGGCCATTGTCCACGCGTTGGCATCCGGGCCGGTTTGCGCCTGTGATCTCGCCGAGCATGCGGAAAGCTCGCCCCCAACGACCTCGCGCCACCTGACGGTGCTTCGCCACGCTGGCATCATTTCCCAAGAGCGCCGGGGACAGCAGATTTTTTACGAGCTGAAGCGACCGTGCGTCCTGACCTTTATTGAATGCTGCAACGACTGA